Within the Pseudomonas chlororaphis subsp. aurantiaca genome, the region ATCCGCGGGCGATCCTCCACCGGAATCCCCGGCCCCTCGTCACTCACGGCAAACAGCAGCTCGGTGTCGCTGGTCCCGACGCTCAGTTGCAAGCGGCCGTTGGCTGGCGAAAAGCGCGCGGCGTTTTCCAGGACATTGATCAGCGCCTGTTCGATCAGCGCCGCATGCACGAAAAGCAACGGCAGTTCGGCCGGCAGGTCGGTGCTGACCCGCAGCGGCGCCAGCACCACCCGCAGGCGATTCAGCGCGCTGCCAACGATATCGGCAGGCGCCACCCAATCTCGCGCCAGTTTCAATGCCCCATGCCCGAGACGAGTCATGTCCAACAGATTCTGAATGTAGCGATCCAGACGCTCGGCCTCATCGCGCGTGCCTTCGAGCAGTTCGCGCCGGTCTTCCAGGGGGATCGCCTCCCCCAGCGCCAGCAGGCTGTCGATGCTGCCGCGCATCGAAGTCAGTGGCGTGCGCAGGTCATGGGACACCGAGGCCAGCAGCGCACTGCGCAATTGCTCGGTTTCGCCGTGCAGGCGCGCCGCTTCCAGATCCTCGGCCAACTGTGCCCGGGCCAGGGCCTGGGCCAGGGGCTGGCTCAGTGCGCTCAACAGGCGTCGACGCTGAGCGTTGAGCTCCTCGCCCTCTTTCGGGCACACCCCGAGCAAACCCAGCGGACCTTCATCGACGGATAACGGCCACCACCACCAGCGGCCGAACGGCAGGGTTCCTGTGCCCATCCCAGCCGGTTGATCGTGTTGCCAGGCCCAGTCGGCGGCAGCCCGTTCGGACTCGGAAAACTGCAAGGGCCCGCCCGTCTCGACCTTCCAGCCGCCCTGCCCGTCGCGATTGAGCAGGCACAGCTGCAGTTCCTTCCAGCCATTGAGATGCTGCGCCGCGGCACTGATCACCGCCTGCCGGTCGGTGGCGGCCGTGAGTTTGCGCGACAGGTCCAGCAGCTCGCTGGTTTCTTCCTGGGTGTCGCGCAATGCCTGTAACTGCCGACGCTGGCGCGCCGCCAGGTTGCCGGTCAATGCCGCCATCAACAGGAAGAACAGCAGCGTCAGCACGTCTTCCTCACGCTGGATGGCGAAGGAGAACGTCGGTGGTATGAACAGGAAATCGTATGTCAGGAATGACAGGGCCGCACACACCAGCGCCGGCCCGAGACTGCTGCGTACCGCCACCAGCAGCACCGCGGCGAGGAACACCAGGGAGATATTCGGCAACGCCAGCACACTCGCCACCGCCCACGACAGCCCCGTAGCCAGGACTGTCGCCAACACCGCCAGGGCGTAGTCGAACCAGACCAGCGAACGTTCCGCCCGCAGGCGCGGCTGGCCGGGATCATCCTCACTGTCGAGCACGTTGATTTCCAGGCCCTGGGCATTGCGCAGCAGACGCGCCGCCAGGCCACCGCCGAACAGACGGCGACGCAAGCGTTTGCGTGACTGCCCCACCAGCACCAGGCTGGCGCGCCGCTCCGCGGCATGCTGGATCAGGGTTTTCGCCACCTCGCCGGCCCGCAGCAGGACCACCTCGCCACCCAGGCGCTCGGCCAGTTGCTGAGCGCTTTGCAGGCGCTGGCGGGACTGCTCGTCGGGAGCGCGGCCGTTATCCACATGCACCAGGCTCCAGGGCAGATGCCGCCGCCGGGCGACATGGCTGGCATGGCGTACCAGGCGCTCGGCCTGGGCATCGCCGTCGACCCCCACCAGCAAGCGTCCGCGCACCGCCGGCGCGGCCTGCCCGAGCTTGCGATAACCCTGGGCCAGGTCGTCGTCGACCTGCGCCGCCGCGGCCTGCATCGCCAGCTCGCGCAGCGCGGTGAGATTGGTCTGGGTGAAGAACGCATCGATCGCCGCCCGGGCCTGCTCCGGCACATACACCTTGCCTTCTCGCAGGCGCTCCAGCAGTTCTCGCGGCGGCAGGTCCACTAGCAGCAATTCATAGGCTTCCTGCAGTACCCAGTCGGGCAAGGTCTCGCGGACCTGCACCCCGGTGATACCGCGGACCTGATCGTTGAGGCTTTCCAGGTGCTGCACGTTGACCGTGGTGAAGACGTCGATGCCAGCCGCCAGCAGCTCCTGGACATCTTGCCAGCGCTTGGCGTGCCGGCTACCTGGGGCGTTGGTGTGGGCCAGCTCGTCCACCAATACCAGCTTGGGTTTGGCCTTGAGCAAGCCGTCGAGGTCCATCTCTTCAAGCATGACCCCGCGGTATTCAGAACGCACCAGCGGCTGTTGCGGCAAACCGCCGAGCAAGGCTTCGGTTTCCGCCCGGCCATGGGTTTCCACCACCCCGGCCAGGACCTTCACCCCCTGGCGCAATTGCGTGTGCGCCGCCTGCAACATGGCGTAGGTCTTGCCGACGCCCGGCGCGGCGCCGAGAAAGACCTTGAGCCGGCCGCGGCCGTCGTGGGACAGATCGGCTAACAGGGCATCGGCGCGGCCGGAATCACTCATGCATTTTTCTCTCTGGACTCAAATCATCGACATACAGACTTTTAGCAGCTGGCTACAGGGCGAGCTTTTCCAGCGCCATGTTCAAGGCCAGCACATTCACCACCGGCGGGCCGACCAGAGGCTGCTCGACATGAGCGTCCACCAGTTGCTGCAGCGTAGCGACCGGCAGGTTGCGCGCCGCCGCGACCCGCGCCAGTTGATAGTCAATCGCCGCCGGTGGCAAGTGCGGATCCAGGCCGCTGCCCGAAGTCGTCAGCAACGCCAGCGGTACCGGCCCCTGCCCTGGCACCGCCAGCTTGTTGGCGTCGTCGATCACGCGGGTGGCCAGCGCCGGGTTGCTCGGCGCCAGGTTGCTCGCACTGCTGGACACCGTGGCAAAGGC harbors:
- the kdpC gene encoding potassium-transporting ATPase subunit KdpC, whose product is MSTVLRPALSLIVLMTLITGVAYPLVVTGVAQVAFPKQANGSLVLDGVGQVRGSALIAQDFSGDSWFHPRPSAGAFATVSSSASNLAPSNPALATRVIDDANKLAVPGQGPVPLALLTTSGSGLDPHLPPAAIDYQLARVAAARNLPVATLQQLVDAHVEQPLVGPPVVNVLALNMALEKLAL
- a CDS encoding sensor histidine kinase: MSDSGRADALLADLSHDGRGRLKVFLGAAPGVGKTYAMLQAAHTQLRQGVKVLAGVVETHGRAETEALLGGLPQQPLVRSEYRGVMLEEMDLDGLLKAKPKLVLVDELAHTNAPGSRHAKRWQDVQELLAAGIDVFTTVNVQHLESLNDQVRGITGVQVRETLPDWVLQEAYELLLVDLPPRELLERLREGKVYVPEQARAAIDAFFTQTNLTALRELAMQAAAAQVDDDLAQGYRKLGQAAPAVRGRLLVGVDGDAQAERLVRHASHVARRRHLPWSLVHVDNGRAPDEQSRQRLQSAQQLAERLGGEVVLLRAGEVAKTLIQHAAERRASLVLVGQSRKRLRRRLFGGGLAARLLRNAQGLEINVLDSEDDPGQPRLRAERSLVWFDYALAVLATVLATGLSWAVASVLALPNISLVFLAAVLLVAVRSSLGPALVCAALSFLTYDFLFIPPTFSFAIQREEDVLTLLFFLLMAALTGNLAARQRRQLQALRDTQEETSELLDLSRKLTAATDRQAVISAAAQHLNGWKELQLCLLNRDGQGGWKVETGGPLQFSESERAAADWAWQHDQPAGMGTGTLPFGRWWWWPLSVDEGPLGLLGVCPKEGEELNAQRRRLLSALSQPLAQALARAQLAEDLEAARLHGETEQLRSALLASVSHDLRTPLTSMRGSIDSLLALGEAIPLEDRRELLEGTRDEAERLDRYIQNLLDMTRLGHGALKLARDWVAPADIVGSALNRLRVVLAPLRVSTDLPAELPLLFVHAALIEQALINVLENAARFSPANGRLQLSVGTSDTELLFAVSDEGPGIPVEDRPRIFDMFYTAARGDRGGQGTGLGLAICQGMVGAHGGRITVGEGIDGRGTCITLCLPLQAQPELEGEA